Proteins encoded within one genomic window of Prauserella marina:
- a CDS encoding thiolase family protein has product MSAAYVYGVGTSRFGRQPGVGAPWLAQQAIGEALDDAGLDDLGAIDAVFAGTVFGAPGTAQRALQLLGITGVPILTFENACATSTTALHEARHAVLSGRFRRVLCLGVETMTLHFSGPITPEETDAEGRAGLALPGVYAMVASRYEYLYGLEPKALAAVSVKNRRHGALNPRAQHRAEVTAEEVLASRMVADPLTLLQCCDISDAATAAVIGGERGVGRDVRIAGSALRSGELWDHRSTHPWGYELMSTVAGQAWREAGIGPGDVDVFEVHDAFTIGEITATEALGIAEPGGGCDLVLSGHTALGGAQPVNPSGGLLSRGHPLGATGLAQIAETVWQLRGDAGARQVEGARVAAVETMGGGTAGIDGNGCVVVVLGG; this is encoded by the coding sequence GGGTCGGTGCACCGTGGCTCGCGCAGCAGGCGATCGGCGAGGCACTGGACGACGCCGGGCTCGATGACCTCGGTGCGATCGACGCCGTGTTCGCGGGCACTGTCTTCGGTGCACCGGGTACGGCACAGCGTGCGTTGCAACTGCTCGGCATCACCGGTGTACCGATCCTGACCTTCGAGAACGCCTGCGCGACCTCGACGACGGCACTGCACGAAGCGCGGCACGCCGTGCTGTCCGGTCGTTTCCGGCGGGTGCTGTGTCTCGGTGTGGAGACGATGACCCTGCACTTCTCCGGGCCGATCACCCCGGAGGAGACCGACGCCGAGGGGCGGGCGGGGCTGGCGCTGCCGGGCGTGTACGCGATGGTCGCGAGCCGATACGAGTACCTGTACGGCCTGGAACCCAAGGCGCTGGCGGCGGTGTCGGTGAAGAACCGCCGTCACGGGGCGCTGAACCCGCGTGCCCAGCACCGCGCCGAGGTCACCGCCGAGGAAGTACTCGCTTCCCGGATGGTCGCCGATCCGCTGACCCTGTTGCAGTGCTGCGACATCTCCGACGCCGCGACCGCCGCCGTGATCGGCGGGGAGCGCGGGGTCGGCAGGGACGTGCGCATCGCGGGCTCGGCACTGCGTTCCGGGGAACTGTGGGATCACCGCAGCACACATCCGTGGGGCTACGAGCTGATGTCCACGGTGGCGGGACAAGCGTGGCGGGAAGCCGGAATCGGCCCCGGTGACGTGGACGTCTTCGAGGTGCACGACGCGTTCACGATCGGCGAGATCACCGCGACCGAGGCCCTCGGTATCGCGGAACCCGGTGGCGGGTGCGACCTGGTGCTGTCCGGGCACACCGCGCTCGGTGGCGCTCAGCCGGTCAACCCGTCCGGCGGGCTGCTCAGCAGGGGACACCCGCTGGGGGCGACCGGGCTGGCCCAGATCGCCGAGACCGTGTGGCAGTTGCGCGGTGACGCCGGGGCACGACAGGTGGAAGGAGCGCGGGTCGCGGCCGTGGAGACCATGGGCGGCGGCACCGCGGGAATCGACGGAAACGGGTGTGTGGTGGTGGTTCTCGGTGGCTGA
- a CDS encoding cytochrome P450, protein MAETLELDDMLGGERLADPYPHFAEMLRDNPVHWNERYQAWFLHKHADVLWALRHPAFSSDRVRPVFETHLSEEKRAARAPTFEVLRHWMVFLDPPEHTRLRKLVMPAFSPKRVATWRPRVEQVVKETLATLENRQRFDFVTDFAYPIPAIVVAELIGVPAEDRDMFKKWSDDILTLVFGAQGEPGRRERAQQGLIELTGYLADLIARIRENPGDDVISSLVTAHDVDPPLDDKEIISTCALLVFGGHETTTNLIANGTRQLLLHPDQWRLLRDEPERIGTAVEELLRFDGPSRLEQRLLAEDVELRGTTLRKGDNVFLVQSAANRDPEVFERPHELDITRQPNQHVGFGFGVHHCLGNFLARLEAQIAFPAVLDAMPDLALDGPEEWHTTMMSRGMKTMPVRRGDAS, encoded by the coding sequence GTGGCTGAGACCCTCGAACTGGACGACATGCTGGGCGGGGAACGGCTCGCCGATCCCTACCCGCATTTCGCGGAAATGCTCCGAGACAATCCGGTGCATTGGAACGAGCGATACCAGGCATGGTTCCTGCACAAACACGCCGATGTCCTGTGGGCGTTGCGTCATCCGGCGTTCTCGTCCGACCGGGTGCGTCCCGTGTTCGAGACGCACCTTTCGGAGGAGAAGCGCGCCGCGCGCGCCCCGACGTTCGAGGTGCTGCGGCACTGGATGGTGTTCCTCGACCCGCCCGAGCACACCCGGCTGCGCAAGCTGGTGATGCCCGCGTTCAGCCCGAAGCGTGTCGCGACGTGGCGGCCGAGGGTCGAGCAGGTCGTCAAGGAAACCCTCGCCACGCTGGAAAACAGGCAGCGCTTCGACTTCGTCACCGACTTCGCCTATCCGATCCCGGCGATCGTGGTGGCCGAGCTGATCGGTGTTCCCGCCGAGGACCGCGACATGTTCAAGAAGTGGTCCGACGACATCCTCACGCTGGTCTTCGGAGCACAGGGTGAGCCAGGCAGGCGGGAACGCGCGCAGCAGGGACTGATCGAGCTGACCGGCTACCTCGCCGACCTGATCGCGAGGATTCGCGAGAACCCCGGCGACGACGTGATCTCCAGTCTGGTCACCGCGCACGACGTTGACCCACCGCTCGACGACAAGGAGATCATCTCCACCTGCGCGCTGCTGGTGTTCGGTGGCCACGAGACCACCACGAACCTGATCGCCAACGGCACCCGGCAGTTGCTGCTGCATCCCGATCAGTGGCGGTTGCTGCGGGACGAGCCCGAGCGGATCGGCACCGCGGTCGAGGAACTGCTGCGGTTCGACGGGCCGTCCCGGCTGGAACAACGGTTGCTGGCCGAGGACGTCGAGCTGCGCGGGACGACGTTGCGCAAGGGGGACAATGTTTTCCTCGTGCAGAGCGCGGCCAACCGGGACCCGGAGGTCTTCGAAAGGCCGCACGAACTCGACATCACGCGCCAGCCCAACCAGCACGTCGGATTCGGTTTCGGGGTGCACCACTGTCTCGGTAACTTCCTGGCCAGGCTGGAGGCGCAGATCGCGTTTCCAGCCGTCCTCGACGCGATGCCGGATCTGGCGCTGGACGGGCCGGAGGAATGGCACACCACGATGATGAGCCGTGGCATGAAAACGATGCCGGTGCGCCGGGGAGACGCGTCGTGA